From a region of the Impatiens glandulifera chromosome 4, dImpGla2.1, whole genome shotgun sequence genome:
- the LOC124933690 gene encoding annexin D5-like — protein MASITIPHVLTSPRDDAIQLHRAFKGFGCDVKAVINILAHRDATQRSYIRHEYKNMYSEGLEKRLASELSGDVERAVLLWMDDPATRDATILNWALREGVVNLKAATEVICSRTPSQLVQVKQLYHSIAKSSLEQDIEYQCTGDHQQLLLKYLGTQRYEGPEIDRSMVEHDAKALYKAGEKKLGTDEKTFIKVFSERSRAHLAAVETAYKSIYGSSLQKVVKNETSGNFEFGLLTILRCADNPGTYFAKQLHKAMKGMGTNDSDLIRIIVTRAEIDMQYIKGEYQKKYGKSLKDVVRSETSGNYEDFLLALLGH, from the exons ATGGCTTCGATAACAATCCCTCATGTTCTAACTTCACCCCGAGATGATGCTATTCAATTGCATCGTGCTTTTAAAG GATTTGGCTGTGATGTTAAGGCTGTTATAAATATCCTTGCCCATCGAGATGCAACACAACGTTCTTATATACGTCATGAGTACAAAAACATGTATTCTGAAGGACTAGAGAAACGCTTGGCTAGCGAGCTTTCGGGTGATGTCGAG AGAGCGGTGTTATTGTGGATGGACGATCCAGCTACACGTGATGCTACTATACTGAACTGGGCTCTCCGTGAAGGCGTGGTTAATCTAAAAGCCGCGACTGAAGTGATATGTTCACGAACTCCATCCCAGTTAGTACAAGTCAAACAATTGTATCATTCGATTGCTAAAAGTTCCCTTGAGCAAGACATTGAGTATCAGTGCACCGGCGATCATCAACAG TTGTTGCTCAAATATCTTGGCACACAACGCTATGAAGGACCTGAAATCGATAGAAGTATGGTAGAACATGATGCTAAAGCCCTCTATAAAGCTGGGGAGAAAAAGTTAGGAACCGATGAGAAGACTTTCATAAAGGTTTTCAGCGAAAGAAGTCGCGCTCACTTAGCCGCAGTGGAAACTGCATATAAAAGCATATATGGTAGCTCACTTCAAAAG GTGGTTAAGAACGAAACATCTGGTAACTTTGAATTTGGACTTTTAACAATCTTGAGGTGTGCTGACAACCCAGGGACATACTTTGCTAAG CAACTGCACAAGGCAATGAAGGGAATGGGAACAAATGACTCGGACCTGATTAGGATAATCGTTACAAGAGCAGAGATTGACATGCAATACATAAAGGGAGAGTATCAGAAGAAATATGGGAAATCTTTGAAGGATGTTGTTCGGTCTGAGACATCGGGCAATTACGAAGACTTTCTTCTTGCTCTTCTTGGTCACTAG
- the LOC124933691 gene encoding annexin D5-like yields MASITIPPVLTSPRDDAIQLHRAFKGFGCDVKAVINILAHRDSTQRSYIRHEFKIMYSEGLDKRLASELSGDVEKAVLLWMDDPATRDATILRKAFHGDVVNVKTATEVICSRTPSQLVQIKQLYHSIAKTYLEHDIEYRLDGDHQKLLLKYLGTQRYEGPETDRNMVEHDAKALYKAGEKKLGTDEMTFIKVFSERSRAHLAAVETAYKSMYGSSLQKVVKKETSGNFEFGLLTILRCAHNPGTYFAKQLHKAMKGMGTNDSDLIRLIVTRAEIDMQYIKGEYQKKYGKSLKDVVRSETSGNYKDFLLALLGH; encoded by the exons atggctTCCATAACAATCCCTCCTGTTCTAACTTCACCGCGAGATGATGCTATTCAACTGCACCGCGCTTTTAAAG GATTTGGCTGTGATGTTAAGGCTGTTATAAATATCCTTGCCCATCGAGATTCAACACAACGATCTTATATACGTCATGAATTCAAAATCATGTATTCCGAAGGACTAGACAAACGCTTGGCTAGCGAGCTTTCTGGTGATGTTGAG AAAGCAGTGCTATTGTGGATGGACGATCCAGCTACACGTGATGCTACCATACTGAGGAAGGCTTTCCATGGAGATGTGGTTAATGTGAAAACTGCAACTGAAGTGATATGTTCACGAACTCCATCCCAGTTAGTACAAATCAAACAGTTGTATCATTCGATTGCCAAAACTTACCTTGAGCATGACATTGAGTATAGACTTGACGGCGATCATCAAAAG TTGTTGCTCAAATATCTTGGCACACAACGCTATGAAGGACCAGAAACCGATAGAAATATGGTAGAACATGATGCTAAAGCCCTCTATAAAGCTGGGGAGAAAAAGTTAGGAACCGATGAGATGACTTTCATAAAGGTTTTCAGTGAAAGAAGTCGCGCTCACTTAGCCGCGGTTGAAACTGCATATAAAAGCATGTATGGTAGCTCACTCCAAAAG GTGGTGAAGAAGGAAACATCTGGTAACTTTGAATTTGGACTTCTAACAATCTTGAGGTGTGCTCACAACCCAGGGACATACTTTGCTAAG CAACTGCACAAGGCAATGAAGGGAATGGGAACAAATGACTCGGACCTGATTAGGCTAATCGTTACAAGGGCAGAGATTGATATGCAATACATAAAGGGAGAGTATCAGAAGAAATATGGTAAATCTTTGAAGGACGTTGTTCGTTCTGAGACATCGGGCAATTACAAAGATTTCCTTCTTGCTCTTCTCGGTCACTAG
- the LOC124933692 gene encoding annexin D5-like encodes MGSITIPHVLTSPRDDAIQLHRAFKGFGCDVKAVINILAHRDATQRSYIRHEYNTMYSEGLDKRLASELTGDVEKAVLLWMHDPATRDATILRRALHGDVVNVKTATEVICSRTPSQLVQIKQLYHSISKTYLEHDIEYQCSGDIQKLLLKYLVTQRYEGPEIDRNMVEHDAKALYKAGEKRLGTDEMTFIKVFSERSRAHLAGVETAYKSMYGHSLQKVVKKETSGNFEFGLLTILRCADNPGIYFAKLLHKAMKGMGTNDSTLIRIVVSRAEIDMQYIKGEYQKKYGKSLKDAVRSETSGNYREFLLALLGH; translated from the exons atgggTTCGATAACAATTCCTCATGTGCTAACTTCACCGAGAGATGATGCTATTCAACTGCACCGTGCTTTTAAAG GATTTGGCTGTGATGTTAAGGCTGTTATAAACATCCTTGCCCATCGAGATGCAACACAACGTTCTTATATACGTCATGAGTACAACACCATGTATTCTGAAGGACTAGACAAACGTTTGGCTAGCGAGCTTACGGGTGATGTCGAG AAAGCTGTGCTATTGTGGATGCACGATCCAGCTACACGAGATGCTACCATACTGAGGAGGGCTCTCCATGGAGACGTGGTTAATGTAAAAACCGCCACTGAAGTGATATGTTCACGAACTCCATCCCAGTTAGTACAAATCAAACAATTGTATCATTCAATCTCAAAAACGTACCTTGAGCATGACATTGAGTATCAGTGCAGCGGCGATATTCAAAAG TTGTTGCTCAAATATCTTGTCACACAACGCTATGAAGGACCAGAAATCGATAGAAATATGGTAGAACATGATGCTAAAGCCCTCTATAAAGCTGGGGAGAAAAGGTTAGGAACCGATGAGATGACTTTCATAAAGGTTTTCAGCGAAAGAAGCCGGGCTCACTTAGCTGGGGTTGAAACTGCATATAAAAGCATGTATGGTCACTCACTCCAAAAG gTGGTGAAAAAGGAAACATCTGGTAACTTTGAATTTGGACTTCTAACAATCTTGAGGTGTGCTGACAACCCAGGGATATACTTTGCTAAG TTACTGCACAAGGCAATGAAGGGAATGGGGACAAATGATTCAACCTTGATTAGAATAGTCGTTTCAAGGGCAGAGATAGACATGCAATACATAAAGGGAGAGTATCAGAAGAAATATGGGAAATCTTTGAAGGATGCTGTTCGTTCTGAGACATCGGGCAATTACAGAGAATTTCTTCTTGCACTACTCGGTCATTAG